A genomic segment from Aegilops tauschii subsp. strangulata cultivar AL8/78 chromosome 1, Aet v6.0, whole genome shotgun sequence encodes:
- the LOC109761600 gene encoding beta-1,3-galactosyltransferase pvg3 produces MSSSPSSLYKQLGLGAAGSPVNASHLLMLVLGAGFLAFTVFVVHPNDFRLQSFFSGACPGSPPHDVLSPVNATPKATTPAKHADATTPVKAHPGVRVLIGIQTMPGKYERRHLLRTVYALQLQEHPALAGAVDVRFVFCNVTSAVDAVLVALEIMRYGDVIVLDCAENMDGGKTYDFFAAAARAFPDGAYDYVMKADDDTYLRLPALAAWVAGAAREDAYLGLQMPCDRENFYPFPPFMSGMGYALSWDLVRWVARSEVSRRDRVGPEDMWTGRWLNVAGKAKNRYDGAPRMYNYLGSSPANCFRRGFRPDTIAVHMLKDAGRWVETLAYFNATAALPPSALYHLP; encoded by the coding sequence atgtcgtcgtcgccgtcctccCTGTACAAGCAGCTGGGCCTGGGCGCCGCCGGCTCGCCGGTGAACGCGTCCCACCTCCTCATGCTCGTCCTCGGCGCCGGCTTCCTCGCCTTCACCGTCTTCGTCGTCCACCCCAACGACTTCCGCCTCCAgtccttcttctccggcgcctgccCCGGCTCCCCGCCCCACGACGTCCTCTCGCCGGTCAACGCCACGCCCAAGGCCACCACGCCGGCCAAGCACGCCGACGCCACCACGCCGGTCAAGGCGCACCCCGGAGTGCGCGTGCTGATCGGCATCCAGACGATGCCGGGCAAGTACGAACGGCGGCACCTGCTGCGGACGGTGTACGCGCTGCAGCTCCAGGAGCACCCCGCCCTGGCCGGCGCCGTGGACGTGCGCTTCGTCTTCTGCAACGTCACCTCCGCCGTCGACGCCGTGCTGGTGGCGCTGGAGATCATGCGCTACGGCGACGTCATCGTGCTCGACTGCGCCGAGAACATGGACGGCGGCAAGACGTACGacttcttcgccgccgccgcccgcgccttcCCCGACGGCGCCTACGACTACGTGATGAAGGCCGACGACGACACGTACCTGCGGCTCCCGGCGCTGGCGGCGTGGGTGGCCGGCGCGGCGCGGGAGGACGCGTACCTGGGCCTGCAGATGCCGTGCGACCGCGAAAACTTCTACCCGTTCCCGCCCTTCATGTCCGGCATGGGGTACGCGCTCTCGTGGGACCTGGTGCGCTGGGTGGCGCGGTCGGAGGTGAGCCGCCGGGACCGCGTCGGGCCGGAGGACATGTGGACGGGGCGGTGGCTCAACGTCGCCGGCAAGGCCAAGAACCGCTACGACGGCGCCCCCAGGATGTACAACTACCTGGGGAGCTCCCCGGCCAACTGCTTCCGGCGCGGCTTCCGCCCGGACACCATCGCCGTGCACATGCTCAAGGACGCCGGCCGGTGGGTGGAGACGCTCGCCTACTTCAACGCCACCGCCGCGCTGCCGCCGTCCGCCCTCTACCACCTGCCTTGA
- the LOC109761589 gene encoding small ribosomal subunit protein RACK1z: MANMQESLALVGTMRGHNDVVTAIAAPIDNSPYIVSGSRDKSLLVWDLTNPVQSLGDGTVGTDYAVPFRRLTGHGHFVQDVVISSDGQFALSGSWDGELRLWDLSTGLTTRRFVGHAKDVISVAFSVDNRQIVSASRDNTIKLWNTLGECKYTIGGDMGGGEGHTGWVSCVRFSPNIQQPTIVSGSWDKTVKVWNLTNCKLRSTLAGHGGYVNAVAVSPDGSLCASGGKDGVTLLWDLSEGKRLYQLEAGSIIHALCFSPNRYWLCAATEESVKIWDLESKHVVQDLKPEVQVSKNQMLYCTSLSWSADGSTLYTGYTDGTIRVFKIQAGFAGYA; the protein is encoded by the exons ATGGCGAACATGCAGGAGTCGCTCGCCCTGGTGGGCACGATGCGCGGCCACAACGACGTGGTGACGGCGATCGCCGCGCCGATCGACAACTCGCCCTACATCGTGTCCGGCTCCCGCGACAAGTCGCTGCTGGTCTGGGACCTCACCAACCCGGTCCAGTCCCTCGGCGACGGCACCGTCGGCACCGACTACGCCGTGCCCTTCCGCCGCCTCACCGGCCACGGCCACTTCGTCCAGGACGTGGTCATCAGCTCCGACGGCCAGTTCGCGCTCTCGGGCTCCTGGGACGGCGAGCTCCGCCTCTGGGACCTCTCCACCGGCCTCACCACCCGCCGCTTCGTCGGCCACGCCAAGGACGTCATCTCGGTCGCCTTCTCCGTCGACAACCGCCAGATCGTCTCCGCCTCCCGCGACAACACCATCAAGCTCTGGAACACCCTCGGCGAGTGCAAGTACACCATCGGCGGCGACATGGGCGGCGGCGAGGGCCACACCGGCTGGGTCTCGTGCGTCAGGTTCTCCCCCAACATCCAGCAGCCCACCATCGTCTCCGGCTCCTGGGACAAGACCGTCAAGGTCTGGAACCTCACCAACTGCAAGCTCCGCTCCACCCTCGCCGGCCACGGTGGCTATGTCAATGCCGTCGCCGTCAGCCCCGATGGCTCGCTCTGCGCCTCCGGCGGCAAGGACGGCGTCACGCTGCTCTGGGATCTGTCCGAGGGGAAGAGGCTGTACCAGCTGGAAGCCGGCTCCATCATCCATGCGCTCTGCTTCTCGCCCAACCGCTACTGGCTCTGCGCTGCGACAGAGGAGTCTGTCAAGATCTGGGACCTCGAGTCCAAGCATGTCGTGCAGGACCTCAAGCCAGAAGTCCAGGTCTCCAAGAACCAG ATGCTGTACTGCACAAGCTTGAGCTGGAGCGCGGATGGAAGCACCCTCTACACCGGATACACCGACGGAACCATCAGGGTCTTCAAGATCCAAGCCGGGTTCGCCGGGTACGCGTAG